The Cupriavidus nantongensis genome has a segment encoding these proteins:
- a CDS encoding serine hydrolase domain-containing protein, with protein sequence MSLKPYRKSPRSWRRLAGVALFVASLPAWSQPAASAASAAPRTAAPATTVEAALATDPNLMGWMQGFPPPPDKLITHVPGGNRFPRNRWLFSHVRELVPTAPVWRGPGPASALPRAEQAIGAIPFTDADGTRRTFDEMLALTYTDGILVMHQGKVVYERYFGALDSHTPHIAMSVTKSFVGTLAAMLAAEGKLDPAAPVTRYLPEMAGTAYGDATVRQVMDMTIGVRYSEDYADPRAEVWDYARAGGMLARPANYNGPGTFYDFLKTLQKDGSHDAAFAYKTVNAEVLAWIVRRASGQSLAKLLSERIWQPMGAEQDAYFTVDSIGTESGGGGLNTTLRDLARFGETIRGNGRFNGKQIIPASVVADIRRGGSRELFARSGSAAALPGWSYRDMWWVSHDSHGMFQAAGIHGQRIYIDPQAELTIVRYASHPVAGNAANNAITFRAFRAVAEALSR encoded by the coding sequence ATGTCGTTGAAGCCCTATCGGAAATCCCCGCGGTCATGGCGCCGCCTGGCTGGCGTGGCCCTGTTCGTGGCGAGCCTGCCGGCGTGGAGCCAGCCCGCCGCCAGCGCAGCCAGTGCTGCGCCCCGGACCGCCGCACCGGCGACGACGGTCGAGGCGGCGCTGGCCACCGACCCTAACCTCATGGGCTGGATGCAGGGCTTTCCGCCGCCGCCCGACAAGCTGATCACCCATGTGCCGGGGGGCAACCGGTTTCCGCGCAACCGCTGGTTGTTCTCGCATGTGCGCGAGCTGGTGCCGACTGCACCGGTATGGCGCGGCCCCGGCCCAGCCAGCGCGCTGCCGCGCGCGGAGCAGGCCATCGGCGCGATCCCGTTCACCGATGCCGATGGTACCCGCCGCACTTTCGACGAGATGCTGGCGCTGACCTATACCGACGGCATCCTGGTGATGCACCAGGGCAAGGTCGTCTATGAGCGCTATTTCGGCGCGCTCGACAGCCATACGCCGCATATCGCGATGTCGGTAACCAAGTCGTTCGTCGGCACGCTGGCCGCGATGCTGGCGGCAGAAGGCAAGCTCGACCCGGCCGCGCCGGTGACGCGCTACCTGCCGGAGATGGCCGGCACCGCGTATGGCGATGCCACGGTGCGGCAGGTGATGGACATGACCATCGGCGTGCGCTATTCCGAGGACTATGCCGATCCCAGGGCCGAGGTCTGGGACTACGCGCGCGCCGGCGGCATGCTGGCGCGCCCGGCCAACTACAACGGTCCCGGCACGTTCTATGACTTCCTGAAGACGCTGCAGAAGGACGGCAGCCACGATGCCGCGTTTGCCTACAAGACCGTCAATGCCGAGGTGCTGGCGTGGATCGTGCGCCGCGCCTCGGGCCAGTCGCTGGCGAAGCTGCTGTCCGAGCGCATCTGGCAGCCGATGGGCGCCGAGCAGGACGCGTATTTCACTGTCGACAGCATCGGCACCGAGTCCGGCGGCGGCGGGCTGAACACCACGCTGCGCGATCTCGCGCGCTTTGGCGAGACCATCCGCGGCAACGGCCGCTTCAACGGCAAGCAGATCATCCCGGCGTCAGTGGTGGCCGATATCCGCCGCGGCGGCAGCCGCGAGCTGTTCGCCAGATCGGGCAGCGCGGCGGCGTTGCCGGGCTGGAGCTATCGCGATATGTGGTGGGTCTCGCACGACAGCCATGGCATGTTCCAGGCGGCCGGCATCCACGGCCAGCGCATCTACATCGACCCGCAGGCCGAACTGACCATCGTGCGCTACGCCTCGCACCCGGTGGCCGGCAATGCGGCCAACAACGCGATCACGTTCCGGGCCTTCAGGGCAGTGGCGGAGGCGTTGTCGCGGTAG
- a CDS encoding Lrp/AsnC family transcriptional regulator encodes MAQSPKIDDTDRRILRELRRDGRLSNAKLAEQVGLSATPCWNRVRALEESGVIEGYAALLNQKALGLPDTVLIEVTLERHDDDMLYRFGKALAELPEVMEAYLLTGEYDYLIKVAVAGTQGYEEFLRHKLYKLPGLRHSRSTFVLRTLKRETSVEP; translated from the coding sequence ATGGCACAGTCACCCAAAATCGACGACACCGACCGCCGTATCCTGCGCGAACTGCGGCGCGACGGCCGCCTGTCAAATGCGAAGCTGGCGGAGCAGGTAGGGCTGTCGGCCACGCCATGCTGGAACCGCGTGCGCGCGCTGGAAGAGAGCGGGGTGATCGAAGGCTACGCCGCGCTGCTGAACCAGAAGGCGCTGGGCTTGCCCGACACCGTGCTGATCGAAGTTACGCTGGAGCGGCACGACGACGACATGCTGTACCGCTTCGGCAAGGCGCTGGCGGAGTTGCCCGAGGTAATGGAGGCCTATCTGCTGACCGGCGAATACGACTACCTGATCAAGGTCGCGGTGGCCGGCACGCAGGGCTATGAAGAATTCCTGCGGCACAAGCTCTACAAGCTGCCCGGGCTGCGCCATAGCCGCTCGACCTTCGTGCTGCGCACGCTCAAGCGCGAGACGTCGGTCGAGCCGTGA
- a CDS encoding type II toxin-antitoxin system RelE/ParE family toxin, with translation MIQSFRCSDTFELFKGRWVPRFANIHAVAVRKLLMLHEATTVEMLRAPPGNRLERLSGERKGCYSIRINNQWRICFVWTHDGPAAVEIIDYH, from the coding sequence ATGATCCAATCATTCCGATGCTCCGACACGTTTGAATTGTTCAAGGGCCGCTGGGTGCCTCGCTTTGCCAACATCCATGCGGTCGCCGTGCGCAAGCTGTTGATGCTGCACGAAGCGACCACGGTGGAAATGTTGCGCGCGCCGCCGGGCAACCGGCTGGAACGGCTAAGCGGCGAGCGCAAGGGCTGCTACAGCATCCGCATCAACAACCAGTGGCGGATCTGCTTTGTCTGGACCCACGACGGCCCCGCCGCCGTCGAGATCATCGACTATCACTGA
- the ribA gene encoding GTP cyclohydrolase II — MNDTEIELIDSARLPTRFGDFTAHAFKGADSGIEHLALSVGDVAGDNVLIRMHSECLTGDVFGSCRCDCGPQLELAMEKIAAEGRGILLYLRGHEGRGIGLAEKIRAYRLQDGGLDTVDANLALGQAIDARNYAFAADLLHQWGVKSVRLMSNNPLKAAALEKAGITVSEQLRHIVPSNAENEKYLATKRTRMGHLLD; from the coding sequence ATGAACGACACAGAAATTGAGCTGATCGACTCGGCGCGCCTGCCGACGCGATTCGGCGACTTCACGGCGCACGCCTTCAAGGGCGCCGATTCAGGCATCGAGCACCTGGCCCTCAGCGTCGGCGATGTGGCGGGCGACAACGTGCTGATCCGCATGCATTCCGAATGCCTGACCGGTGACGTGTTCGGCTCTTGCCGCTGCGATTGCGGGCCGCAGCTCGAGCTCGCCATGGAAAAGATCGCCGCCGAAGGCCGCGGCATCCTGCTGTACCTGCGCGGCCACGAGGGGCGCGGCATCGGGCTGGCCGAAAAAATCCGCGCCTACCGCCTGCAAGACGGCGGCCTCGACACCGTCGACGCCAACCTGGCCCTGGGCCAGGCCATCGACGCCCGCAACTACGCCTTTGCCGCCGACCTGCTGCACCAGTGGGGCGTCAAGTCCGTGCGCCTGATGAGCAACAACCCGCTAAAGGCCGCCGCGCTCGAGAAGGCAGGCATCACCGTCTCGGAGCAACTGCGCCACATCGTGCCCTCCAACGCCGAAAACGAGAAATACCTGGCGACCAAGCGTACGCGCATGGGACATTTGCTCGACTGA
- a CDS encoding MarR family winged helix-turn-helix transcriptional regulator — protein sequence MSNAAPSTHSILEFMSFRLNRLCEMTKDSASGFYEREFGIGLRELRVLRFAGLEPGLTLTRLMELVLLEKTVTSKLVTALSRRGLLRREVGEADARQLNLYLTPAGEALVAQTYQRGDVLEKMFLSVLTEAEVKTLDRCIDKLTSALIAHQQGAQAAAD from the coding sequence ATGTCTAACGCAGCCCCCTCCACCCATTCGATCCTCGAATTCATGTCGTTCCGCCTGAACCGGCTCTGCGAAATGACCAAGGACTCGGCCTCGGGCTTCTACGAGCGTGAATTCGGCATCGGCCTGCGCGAACTGCGTGTGCTGCGTTTCGCCGGGCTGGAACCGGGCTTGACGCTGACGCGCTTGATGGAACTGGTGCTGCTGGAAAAAACGGTGACGTCGAAGCTGGTGACCGCGCTGTCCAGGCGCGGCCTGCTGCGTCGCGAAGTGGGCGAAGCCGATGCCCGGCAGCTGAACCTCTACCTGACGCCGGCCGGCGAAGCGCTGGTAGCGCAGACCTACCAGCGCGGCGACGTGCTGGAGAAGATGTTCCTGTCGGTGCTGACCGAGGCCGAGGTCAAGACGCTGGATCGCTGCATCGACAAGCTCACCAGCGCCCTGATCGCACATCAGCAGGGCGCGCAGGCAGCGGCGGACTGA
- the uvrA gene encoding excinuclease ABC subunit UvrA: MSSKQPIRIRGARQHNLKDVDLDLRPGEMTVVTGPSGSGKSSLVFDTLYAEGQRRYVETFSAYARQFLDRMDRPQVERVDGVPPAIAIDQTNPVRSSRSTVGTMTELNDHLKLLYARAAELFDKQTAQPVRHDSPETIYADLVARTAAGQPHHDARLVVTFPVELPESATDEEVQQWLSVSGYTRVQAQRVVQSPTGARKLLDVVADRFRIGNAEKVRVVEAIEASLKRGGGRVNIYVLSDGDDGPVWRYSTGLHSPDSDLRYADPQPALFSFNSAYGACETCRGFGRVIGVDLGLVIPDARKTLRGGAIKPMQTPAWKECQDDLMRYAGKAGIPRDTPWAELTEAERDWVIHGSPDWNGQWNKQWYGVMRFFNYLESKAYKMHIRVLLSKYRSYTPCETCGGARLKTESLLWRLGSKHNADAVLAPQRRFLPRGVDWDRTQLEALPGLTVHDLMLLPIERIRRFFDDLSLPSAMLDDALKLLLAEVRTRLKYLCDVGLGYLTLDRQSRTLSGGEVQRINLTTALGTSLVNTLFVLDEPSIGLHPRDLNRIVEAMHRLRDAGNTLVVVEHDPSVMLAADRLIDMGPGPGERGGNIIFDGTPAVIRQAGTLTGEYLAGRRRVADASHWQRRPVDAKQPRIVLEGATEHNLQDVTVEIPLQRLVCVTGVSGSGKSTLLQDVLYPAMARHFGKATESPGAFRQLSGAELVDDVVFVDQSPIGKTARSNPASYVGAFDEIRKLFAKAPLALQRSYTAGTFSFNSGDGRCPTCGGSGFEHVEMQFLSDVYLRCPDCDGTRYRPEVLEVKIERAAPGQPPRLLSIADVLELTVSEAAACFAGDAAVLRVLQPIVDVGLEYMKLGQPVPTLSGGEAQRLKLAGFLAEAAQVTPSRTRPSTMPRRLFMFDEPTTGLHFDDIAKLMQAFGKLLDGGHSLIVIEHNLDVIRAADWLIDLGPEGGDAGGRVVCTGTPEDVKRCAGSHTGQALIHYDAALGEAGTLAAERAESTESTAAEGVPLQAALQARRARREVEGEDVVRIVNAHEHNLKALNVDIPHGKFNVVTGVSGSGKSTLAFDILFHEGQRRYLESLNAYARSIVQPAGRPEVDAVYGIPPTVAIEQRLSRGGRKSTVATTSEVWHFLRLLYVKLGIQHCVHDGAPVTSQSPESIAAQLLRDHRGQHVGLLAPLVVNRKGVYTDLAKWAKARGNTHLRVDGEFLPVDPWPRLDRFREHTIELPVGDLVVSAENEAELRALLAQTLEAGKGVMHLLAPLDGLDHAMHNGGTAHVGEVKVFSTKRACPQCGTSYPELDPRMFSYNSKHGWCGTCVGTGLALTREQRAAFDDTVLADDNRGREQSLPSEEQEPEGVVDTPCPDCHGTRLNPVARAVTFDDNAIVDVAQWTVSETRRWVEGLRLSGREAEIARDVVSEIGSRLQFLEEVGLGYLSLDRAAPSLSGGEAQRIRLAAQLGSNLQGVCYVLDEPTIGLHPRDNQILLDALRKLGDKGNTLVVVEHDEDTIRRADHIIDIGPGAGKRGGTLVAQGGVAELAAAAASTTGQFLANPIVHPLQPRRKVRPGAAGKPADPPEWLTVHGASLHNLRHVTARLPLSRLVAITGVSGSGKSTLARDVLMTNLLDAVGRSVLSSPATRRARNAAKNGNGAGKGTVRKPLDVQHNWHGCDAVTGWESIDRVLEVDQTPIGKTPRSCPATYIGVWDTIRRLFADTLEARARGYTASRFSFNTGDGRCPACEGQGVRTIGMSFLPDVKVPCDVCHGQRFNPETLAVTWRGKNIGEVLTMEIDEAVEFFSAMSNIAHPLQLMKDVGLGYLTLGQPSPTLSGGEAQRIKLVTELSKVRDDITRRGQKAPHTLYVLDEPTVGLHMADVARLIRVLHRLTDGGHSVVVIEHDLDVIAEADWIIDLGPEGGAGGGTIVGAADPEALSRNRASHTGAALVPVLARGNAEAGKAGKVSIA, encoded by the coding sequence GTGTCGAGCAAGCAGCCAATCCGCATTCGCGGCGCCCGCCAGCACAACCTCAAGGATGTCGATCTCGACCTGCGTCCCGGCGAGATGACCGTGGTCACGGGGCCGTCCGGCTCCGGCAAGTCCAGCCTGGTGTTCGACACGCTCTATGCCGAGGGCCAGCGGCGCTACGTCGAGACCTTCAGCGCCTACGCCCGCCAGTTCCTGGACCGGATGGACCGGCCCCAGGTCGAGCGCGTCGACGGCGTGCCGCCGGCGATTGCGATCGACCAGACCAACCCGGTGCGCAGCTCGCGTTCGACGGTCGGCACCATGACCGAGCTGAACGACCACCTGAAGCTGCTGTATGCGCGCGCGGCGGAGCTGTTCGACAAGCAGACCGCGCAGCCGGTGCGGCATGACTCGCCCGAAACCATCTACGCCGACCTGGTCGCGCGCACGGCCGCGGGCCAGCCTCATCACGACGCACGGCTGGTGGTGACCTTTCCGGTGGAGCTGCCGGAATCGGCCACCGACGAGGAAGTCCAGCAGTGGCTCTCGGTCAGCGGCTATACGCGCGTGCAGGCGCAGCGCGTGGTGCAGTCGCCCACCGGCGCGCGCAAGCTGCTCGACGTGGTCGCGGACCGCTTCCGCATCGGCAATGCCGAGAAAGTGCGCGTGGTCGAGGCCATCGAAGCCTCGCTCAAGCGCGGCGGCGGCCGCGTCAACATCTACGTGCTGAGCGATGGCGACGACGGCCCGGTGTGGCGCTATTCCACCGGCCTGCACAGCCCCGACAGCGACCTGCGCTATGCCGACCCGCAGCCCGCGCTGTTTTCGTTCAACTCGGCCTACGGTGCCTGCGAAACCTGCCGCGGCTTCGGCCGCGTGATCGGCGTCGACCTGGGCCTGGTGATTCCCGATGCGCGCAAGACCCTGCGTGGCGGCGCGATCAAGCCGATGCAGACGCCGGCCTGGAAGGAATGCCAGGACGACCTGATGCGCTATGCCGGCAAAGCCGGCATTCCGCGCGATACGCCGTGGGCGGAGCTGACCGAGGCCGAGCGCGACTGGGTCATCCATGGCTCGCCGGACTGGAACGGGCAGTGGAACAAGCAGTGGTACGGCGTGATGCGGTTCTTCAACTACCTCGAGTCGAAGGCCTACAAGATGCACATCCGCGTGCTGCTGTCGAAGTACCGCAGCTACACGCCGTGCGAAACCTGCGGCGGCGCGCGCCTGAAGACCGAATCGCTGCTGTGGCGCCTGGGCTCGAAGCACAATGCCGACGCCGTGCTGGCGCCGCAGCGCCGCTTTTTGCCGCGCGGCGTCGACTGGGACCGCACGCAGCTGGAGGCGCTGCCGGGCCTGACCGTGCATGACCTGATGCTGCTGCCGATCGAGCGGATCCGCCGCTTCTTCGACGACCTGTCGCTGCCCAGCGCGATGCTGGACGATGCGCTCAAGCTGCTGCTGGCCGAGGTGCGCACGCGGCTGAAGTACCTGTGCGACGTGGGCCTGGGTTACCTGACGCTGGACCGCCAGAGCCGCACGCTGTCCGGCGGCGAGGTGCAGCGCATCAACCTGACCACGGCGCTGGGCACGTCGCTGGTCAACACGCTCTTTGTGCTGGACGAGCCCAGCATCGGCCTGCACCCGCGTGACCTGAACCGCATCGTCGAGGCCATGCACCGGCTGCGCGACGCGGGCAATACGCTGGTGGTGGTCGAGCATGATCCGTCGGTGATGCTGGCCGCCGACCGCCTGATCGACATGGGCCCCGGCCCCGGCGAGCGCGGCGGCAACATCATTTTCGACGGCACGCCGGCGGTGATCCGCCAGGCCGGCACGCTGACCGGCGAATACCTGGCAGGGCGCCGCCGCGTGGCCGATGCCTCGCACTGGCAGCGCCGCCCCGTTGACGCGAAGCAGCCGCGCATCGTGCTGGAAGGCGCGACCGAGCACAACCTGCAGGACGTCACGGTGGAGATTCCGCTGCAGCGGCTGGTGTGCGTGACCGGCGTGTCCGGCTCGGGCAAGTCCACGCTGCTGCAGGACGTGCTGTATCCCGCCATGGCGCGGCACTTCGGCAAGGCCACCGAGTCGCCGGGCGCATTCCGCCAGCTGAGCGGCGCGGAGCTGGTCGACGATGTGGTCTTCGTCGACCAGTCGCCGATCGGCAAGACCGCGCGCTCCAACCCGGCCAGCTATGTCGGCGCCTTCGACGAGATCCGCAAGCTCTTCGCAAAGGCCCCGCTGGCGCTGCAACGCAGCTATACCGCGGGCACTTTCAGCTTCAACTCCGGCGACGGTCGCTGCCCGACCTGCGGCGGCTCCGGCTTCGAGCATGTCGAGATGCAGTTCCTCAGCGACGTCTACCTGCGCTGCCCGGACTGCGACGGCACCCGCTACCGTCCCGAAGTGCTCGAGGTAAAGATAGAGCGCGCCGCGCCCGGCCAGCCGCCACGCCTGCTCAGCATTGCCGACGTGCTGGAACTTACCGTCAGCGAGGCCGCGGCCTGCTTTGCCGGCGATGCGGCGGTGCTGCGCGTGCTGCAGCCGATTGTCGATGTCGGCCTCGAATACATGAAGCTGGGCCAGCCGGTGCCGACACTGTCGGGCGGCGAGGCGCAGCGCCTCAAGCTGGCCGGATTCCTTGCCGAAGCCGCGCAGGTAACACCGTCGCGCACCCGGCCCAGCACCATGCCGCGCCGGCTGTTCATGTTCGACGAGCCCACCACGGGCCTGCATTTCGACGACATCGCCAAGCTGATGCAGGCCTTCGGCAAGCTGCTCGACGGTGGCCATTCGCTGATCGTGATCGAGCACAACCTCGACGTGATCCGCGCCGCGGACTGGCTGATCGACCTCGGCCCCGAAGGCGGCGATGCAGGCGGGCGCGTGGTCTGCACCGGCACGCCCGAGGACGTCAAGCGCTGCGCCGGGTCGCATACCGGCCAGGCGCTGATCCACTATGACGCGGCGCTCGGCGAGGCCGGCACGCTGGCCGCTGAACGTGCGGAAAGCACCGAAAGCACCGCGGCCGAAGGCGTGCCGCTGCAGGCCGCGCTGCAGGCGCGGCGCGCGCGCCGCGAGGTGGAGGGCGAGGACGTGGTGCGCATCGTCAATGCGCACGAGCACAACCTGAAGGCGCTGAACGTCGACATCCCGCACGGCAAGTTCAACGTGGTCACCGGCGTGTCGGGCTCCGGCAAGTCGACGCTGGCCTTCGACATCCTGTTCCACGAAGGCCAGCGCCGCTACCTGGAATCGCTCAATGCCTATGCGCGTTCGATCGTGCAGCCCGCGGGCCGGCCCGAAGTCGATGCGGTCTACGGCATCCCGCCGACGGTGGCGATCGAGCAGCGCCTGTCGCGCGGCGGCCGCAAGAGCACGGTGGCGACCACCTCAGAGGTCTGGCACTTCCTGCGCCTGCTGTACGTCAAGCTGGGCATCCAGCACTGCGTGCATGACGGCGCACCGGTGACGTCGCAGAGTCCCGAATCGATCGCCGCGCAGTTGCTGCGCGACCATCGCGGCCAGCACGTGGGGCTGCTGGCGCCGCTGGTGGTCAACCGCAAGGGGGTCTACACGGACCTGGCCAAATGGGCCAAGGCGCGCGGCAATACGCACCTGCGCGTCGACGGCGAGTTCCTGCCGGTGGACCCGTGGCCGCGGCTGGACCGCTTCCGCGAGCACACCATCGAGCTGCCGGTCGGCGACCTGGTGGTGTCGGCCGAGAACGAGGCCGAGCTGCGCGCGCTGCTGGCGCAGACGCTGGAAGCCGGCAAGGGCGTGATGCACCTGCTGGCGCCGCTGGACGGACTCGACCATGCCATGCACAACGGCGGCACCGCGCACGTGGGCGAGGTCAAGGTGTTCTCGACCAAGCGTGCCTGCCCGCAATGCGGCACCAGCTATCCGGAGCTGGACCCGCGCATGTTCTCGTACAACAGCAAGCATGGCTGGTGCGGCACCTGCGTCGGCACCGGGCTGGCGCTGACGCGCGAGCAGCGCGCGGCCTTCGACGACACCGTGCTCGCCGACGACAACCGCGGCCGCGAGCAGAGCCTGCCGTCGGAAGAGCAGGAGCCCGAAGGCGTGGTCGACACGCCGTGCCCGGACTGCCACGGCACGCGCCTGAACCCGGTGGCGCGCGCGGTGACCTTCGATGACAACGCGATCGTCGACGTGGCGCAGTGGACCGTATCGGAAACGCGCCGCTGGGTCGAGGGCCTGCGCCTGTCCGGGCGCGAAGCCGAGATCGCGCGCGACGTGGTCAGCGAGATCGGCAGCCGGCTGCAGTTCCTGGAAGAAGTGGGGCTGGGCTACCTGAGCCTGGACCGTGCCGCGCCCAGCCTGTCCGGCGGCGAGGCGCAGCGCATCCGCCTGGCGGCGCAGCTCGGCAGCAACCTGCAGGGTGTCTGCTACGTGCTGGACGAGCCCACCATCGGCCTGCATCCGCGCGACAACCAGATCCTGCTGGACGCGCTGCGCAAGCTGGGCGACAAGGGCAACACGCTGGTGGTGGTCGAGCATGACGAAGACACCATCCGCCGCGCCGACCATATCATCGACATCGGCCCGGGCGCGGGCAAGCGCGGCGGCACGCTGGTGGCGCAGGGCGGCGTGGCCGAGCTGGCCGCGGCGGCGGCCTCTACCACCGGCCAGTTCCTGGCCAACCCGATCGTCCACCCGCTGCAACCACGGCGCAAGGTCAGGCCCGGCGCCGCAGGCAAGCCGGCGGATCCGCCCGAATGGCTGACGGTGCACGGCGCGTCGCTGCACAACCTGCGCCACGTGACCGCGCGCCTGCCGCTGTCGCGGCTGGTGGCGATCACCGGGGTGTCCGGCTCGGGCAAGTCGACGCTGGCGCGCGATGTGCTGATGACCAACCTGCTCGATGCGGTGGGCCGCTCGGTGCTGTCGTCGCCGGCGACCCGGCGCGCGCGCAATGCGGCGAAGAATGGCAACGGCGCAGGCAAGGGCACTGTCAGGAAGCCGCTCGACGTCCAGCACAACTGGCATGGCTGCGACGCCGTTACCGGCTGGGAATCGATCGACCGCGTGCTGGAAGTGGACCAGACCCCGATCGGCAAGACCCCGCGCTCCTGCCCGGCAACTTATATCGGCGTGTGGGACACCATCCGCCGGCTGTTCGCCGATACGCTGGAAGCGCGCGCACGCGGCTACACCGCGTCGCGCTTCTCGTTCAACACCGGCGACGGGCGCTGCCCGGCGTGCGAAGGGCAGGGCGTGCGCACCATCGGCATGAGTTTCCTGCCGGACGTGAAGGTGCCGTGCGATGTCTGCCACGGGCAGCGCTTCAACCCCGAGACCCTGGCCGTGACCTGGCGCGGCAAGAATATCGGCGAAGTGCTGACCATGGAGATCGACGAGGCGGTGGAGTTCTTCTCGGCCATGTCGAACATCGCCCATCCGCTGCAGCTGATGAAGGACGTGGGCCTGGGCTACCTGACGCTGGGCCAGCCGTCGCCGACGCTGTCCGGTGGCGAGGCCCAGCGCATCAAGCTCGTCACGGAACTGAGCAAGGTGCGCGACGACATCACGCGGCGCGGCCAGAAGGCGCCGCACACGCTGTACGTGCTCGACGAACCGACCGTGGGCCTGCACATGGCCGACGTGGCGCGACTGATCCGCGTGCTGCACCGGCTCACCGACGGCGGCCACAGCGTGGTGGTGATCGAGCATGACCTCGACGTGATTGCCGAGGCCGACTGGATCATCGATCTCGGTCCCGAAGGCGGCGCGGGCGGCGGCACCATCGTCGGCGCGGCCGATCCCGAAGCGCTGTCGCGCAACCGCGCCAGCCATACGGGTGCGGCACTGGTGCCGGTGCTGGCGCGGGGCAATGCCGAGGCGGGCAAGGCGGGCAAGGTGAGTATCGCCTGA
- a CDS encoding LysR family transcriptional regulator, whose product MIEVRHLRSLVAIAESGKLATAAERVHVSQSALSHQIKAIESHYGLPLFDRTRQGLRFTPAGERLLALAREVLAAVSAADRDIQRLKGDTRGELRVVLECHTCFDWLMPVMDEFRRRWPEVEVDLVAGFHADPIALLRNGRADMVIGSQPAPRCGLEVAPLFRFEILAVIANEHRLRNKRRIEAADLAGETLITYPVPESRIDLIREVLEPAGIHLERRTAELTVAVLQLVASRRGVAALPNWGVKNYVDHDYVLAKRIGAKGLWSELYATVPAAMARRPYVADFVAIVRDTCAAQLDGIELLAPAA is encoded by the coding sequence ATGATCGAAGTCCGCCATTTGCGTTCGCTGGTCGCCATTGCCGAGTCCGGCAAGCTGGCGACCGCGGCCGAGCGCGTGCATGTCAGCCAGTCGGCGCTGTCGCACCAGATCAAGGCGATCGAATCGCACTACGGCTTGCCGCTGTTCGACCGCACCCGCCAGGGCCTGCGCTTTACGCCGGCGGGCGAGCGCCTGCTGGCGCTGGCGCGCGAGGTGCTGGCCGCGGTCAGCGCGGCCGACCGCGATATTCAACGGCTCAAGGGCGACACCCGCGGCGAGTTGCGCGTGGTGCTGGAATGCCATACGTGCTTCGACTGGCTGATGCCGGTGATGGACGAATTCCGCCGGCGCTGGCCCGAAGTAGAGGTGGACCTGGTCGCGGGCTTCCATGCCGATCCGATCGCGCTGCTGCGCAATGGCCGCGCCGACATGGTGATCGGCTCGCAGCCGGCTCCGCGGTGCGGGCTGGAGGTGGCGCCGCTGTTCCGCTTCGAGATCCTCGCGGTGATCGCCAACGAACACCGGCTGCGCAACAAGCGACGCATCGAGGCCGCCGACCTTGCCGGCGAAACCCTGATCACCTACCCGGTGCCCGAGTCACGCATCGACCTGATCCGCGAGGTGCTGGAACCCGCCGGCATCCACCTGGAGCGGCGCACCGCCGAACTGACGGTGGCGGTGCTGCAACTGGTGGCCAGCCGCCGCGGCGTCGCGGCGCTGCCTAACTGGGGCGTCAAGAACTACGTCGACCACGATTACGTGCTGGCCAAGCGCATCGGTGCCAAAGGGCTGTGGAGCGAACTGTACGCGACCGTGCCCGCGGCGATGGCGCGGCGGCCCTACGTGGCGGATTTTGTCGCGATCGTGCGCGATACCTGCGCGGCGCAGCTCGACGGCATTGAACTGCTGGCGCCGGCGGCGTAG
- a CDS encoding HigA family addiction module antitoxin: MAYFKDGMRPVHPGEILREEYLVPLDMSANALAIALRVTAARVNEIVREERGITPDTALRLARYFGGDARSWLNLQINYDLKVAERDHGERIQAEITPRDPAAAQAVQSQGGK, encoded by the coding sequence ATGGCGTATTTCAAGGATGGCATGCGGCCCGTCCACCCCGGCGAGATCCTGCGCGAGGAATACCTTGTGCCGCTGGACATGAGCGCCAACGCGCTCGCCATAGCCCTGCGCGTGACCGCGGCCCGCGTCAACGAGATCGTGCGCGAAGAGCGCGGCATCACGCCAGACACGGCGCTGCGACTGGCCCGCTATTTTGGCGGCGATGCGCGGTCGTGGCTGAACCTGCAGATCAACTATGACCTGAAGGTCGCCGAGCGCGACCATGGCGAGCGCATCCAGGCGGAAATCACGCCGCGCGACCCGGCTGCAGCGCAGGCTGTGCAAAGCCAGGGGGGCAAGTAG